A genomic region of Methylobacterium durans contains the following coding sequences:
- the minE gene encoding cell division topological specificity factor MinE — translation MSLLNFFSRRGSAPVARERLQLIIAHERADNGRSDLVVTLREEILAVIAKHVAIERDKVSITVERGEGVSTLGVDIELPLPAAAKLTGVVETAAKAKLAAA, via the coding sequence ATGAGCCTTCTCAATTTCTTCTCCCGGCGCGGCTCCGCGCCGGTGGCCCGCGAGCGCCTGCAGCTCATCATCGCCCACGAGCGGGCCGATAACGGGCGCTCCGACCTCGTCGTGACGCTGCGCGAGGAGATCCTCGCCGTCATCGCCAAGCACGTCGCGATCGAGCGGGACAAGGTCTCGATCACGGTCGAGCGCGGCGAGGGCGTCTCGACGCTGGGCGTCGACATCGAGCTGCCGCTGCCCGCGGCCGCCAAACTGACCGGCGTCGTCGAGACGGCGGCGAAGGCGAAGCTCGCCGCGGCCTGA
- a CDS encoding cytochrome P450, whose product MDSGRTLLDDPPRLPQGPRPRPPVPEPPADDLPLFAYLAALRRNAVEAWPRRTYDEPIVQRQLLGRRSFIVSDRDAIRRVLIDNPAIYLRTRASVRILRPVLGDGLLISEGAAWRHQRRTLAPAFTPRAVEDLVPHIEGAVEAACLRLEAEAARGPVALFPALHGLALEIAGRTMFSVGMESDGAALRRFVAEYAERMGRPHLLDMLLPLSWPAPLDFARARFRRRWIPFLDRIIARRAADPAPRAARDLLDLLVAAKDPETGRPFDQDQLRDQVATMILAGHETTAAALLWASYLLALAPDIQEAVAQEAAAAEARGAGADLASGYERKLPLTRAVVDETLRLYPPAFVLARAARAPDTLGGYPVEPGDVVMISPWVLHRHRRLWRDPDTFDPARFLPGAAPPPRFAYLPFGAGPRVCIGAHFALLEATLALARLIGRFRISLPEGTAIHPAAVVTTQPDRPPAFTLRPR is encoded by the coding sequence ATGGATTCCGGCCGGACCCTTCTCGACGATCCCCCGCGGCTTCCGCAAGGGCCGCGCCCGCGGCCGCCCGTGCCGGAGCCGCCGGCCGACGACCTGCCCCTGTTCGCCTATCTCGCGGCTCTGCGCCGGAACGCCGTCGAGGCGTGGCCGCGGCGCACCTACGACGAGCCGATCGTCCAGCGCCAGCTCCTCGGGCGCCGCAGCTTCATCGTGAGCGACCGGGACGCGATCCGGCGCGTGCTCATCGACAACCCAGCAATCTACCTGCGCACCCGCGCCTCTGTGCGCATCCTGCGCCCGGTCCTCGGCGACGGCCTCCTGATCAGCGAGGGCGCCGCCTGGCGCCACCAGCGCAGGACGCTGGCGCCGGCCTTCACCCCGCGGGCGGTGGAGGATCTGGTGCCGCACATCGAGGGGGCGGTCGAGGCGGCCTGCCTGCGGCTGGAGGCGGAGGCCGCGCGCGGGCCCGTCGCGCTGTTCCCGGCGCTCCACGGCCTCGCCCTCGAGATCGCGGGCCGCACCATGTTCTCGGTGGGCATGGAGAGCGACGGCGCGGCGCTGCGGCGCTTCGTGGCGGAATACGCCGAACGGATGGGCCGGCCCCACCTCCTCGACATGCTTCTGCCGCTCTCCTGGCCGGCGCCGCTCGACTTCGCGCGGGCCCGGTTCCGGCGCCGCTGGATCCCGTTCCTCGACCGGATCATCGCCCGCCGGGCGGCGGACCCGGCCCCGCGGGCCGCGCGCGACCTGCTCGACCTCCTCGTGGCGGCGAAGGATCCGGAGACCGGGCGGCCCTTCGATCAGGACCAGCTGCGCGATCAGGTCGCCACGATGATTCTCGCGGGGCACGAGACCACGGCCGCCGCGCTCCTCTGGGCGAGCTACCTGCTGGCGCTCGCACCCGACATCCAGGAGGCGGTTGCGCAGGAGGCGGCCGCCGCGGAGGCGCGCGGGGCCGGCGCCGACCTCGCCAGCGGCTACGAGCGAAAGCTGCCGCTGACGCGGGCCGTCGTCGACGAGACCCTGCGCCTCTACCCGCCCGCCTTCGTCCTCGCCCGCGCGGCCCGCGCCCCGGACACGCTCGGCGGCTACCCCGTCGAGCCGGGCGACGTGGTGATGATCTCGCCCTGGGTGCTGCACCGGCACCGGCGGCTCTGGCGCGACCCGGACACGTTCGATCCGGCCCGCTTCCTGCCGGGCGCCGCCCCGCCGCCGCGCTTCGCCTACCTGCCGTTCGGGGCGGGCCCGCGCGTCTGCATCGGCGCCCATTTCGCGCTGCTGGAGGCGACGCTCGCCCTCGCCCGCCTGATCGGCCGCTTCCGGATCAGCCTGCCCGAGGGGACGGCGATCCACCCGGCGGCGGTCGTGACGACGCAGCCCGACCGGCCGCCGGCCTTCACCTTGAGGCCGCGTTAG
- a CDS encoding DUF167 family protein, with product MPAPPPPWTSEPGGLRLSVRLTPRGGRDALGDPSVGADGRSVLPVRVAAPPLEGAANAALIALLAKVLRMRRSEIAIVSGETARLKVLRLSGDGPALAERLAAALANR from the coding sequence GTGCCCGCTCCCCCGCCGCCCTGGACGTCCGAGCCCGGGGGGCTGCGCCTCAGCGTGCGGCTGACGCCCCGCGGCGGGCGCGACGCCCTCGGCGACCCGAGCGTCGGTGCGGACGGACGCAGCGTCCTCCCGGTCCGGGTCGCGGCGCCGCCCCTGGAGGGCGCGGCCAACGCCGCCCTCATCGCGCTCCTCGCGAAGGTGCTGCGGATGCGCCGCTCCGAGATCGCCATCGTCTCGGGCGAGACCGCGCGCCTGAAGGTCCTGCGGCTCTCGGGCGACGGGCCGGCGCTCGCCGAACGGCTCGCGGCCGCCCTCGCCAACCGGTAA
- a CDS encoding SLC13 family permease, with translation MTLDQGLAFGLIGCTVLLFIWGRLPYDLVALLSLVAGVAIGIVPAAKAFDGFADDIVIIVASALLISAAVSRSGVVESLMRPVLPYLRAPGLQVPALAGAVMALSMVTKNIGALAIFMPVALQLGRKTGTSPSQLLMPMSFASLIGGLVTLVGSSTNIIVAKVRTDIVGQPFGMFDFTPVGLGIALVGLAFLALGYRLLPRDRKPGGSGASFSLAAYVTEARLPPGSAQVGATVREIEALGDGDVAVAVVIRERFRRSVPGPDWRLRADDVLLLEGEPEDLERLVARAGLELVEGAAAAGGQVKVAEAVVPADSPLAGVTVANADLRAAHGISLLAVSRSDGGVAGRLANLRLRAGDVVVLRGGGEALSDALTALRLLPLAERSISLGHSRRGYIPIFVLGVAMLLIALHVVPVAMGFFGAAVALLLLRVLTMEEAYETIEWPVIVLLGALIPVSDAVRTTGGTDLVAGWMSGLVQYMPPIGAVAMLLVAAMAVTPFLNNAAAVLVMAPIGASLAGKLGLNPDPFLMAVAVGAACDFLTPIGHQCNTLVMGPGGYRFGDYARLGLPLSLMVVVVGTGLIALFWPL, from the coding sequence ATGACCCTCGACCAGGGCCTCGCCTTCGGCCTGATCGGCTGCACCGTCCTGCTCTTCATCTGGGGCCGGCTGCCCTACGACCTCGTCGCGCTGCTCTCGCTGGTGGCGGGCGTCGCCATCGGGATCGTGCCCGCCGCCAAGGCCTTCGACGGCTTCGCCGACGACATCGTGATCATCGTCGCGAGCGCCCTCCTGATCAGCGCCGCCGTCTCGCGCTCCGGCGTCGTCGAGAGCCTGATGCGGCCCGTCCTGCCCTACCTGCGCGCGCCGGGGCTGCAGGTGCCGGCGCTCGCGGGCGCGGTGATGGCCCTCTCGATGGTGACGAAGAACATCGGCGCGCTCGCCATCTTCATGCCGGTGGCGCTCCAGCTCGGCCGCAAGACCGGCACGTCCCCGTCGCAGCTCCTGATGCCGATGTCCTTCGCCTCGCTGATCGGCGGCCTCGTCACCCTCGTCGGGTCCTCCACCAACATCATCGTCGCCAAGGTCCGAACCGACATCGTGGGCCAGCCCTTCGGGATGTTCGACTTCACCCCGGTCGGGCTCGGCATCGCGCTGGTCGGCCTCGCCTTCCTGGCGCTCGGCTACCGGCTCCTGCCCAGGGACCGCAAGCCCGGCGGCTCGGGCGCCTCGTTCTCCCTCGCCGCCTACGTCACCGAGGCGCGGCTGCCGCCGGGCTCGGCGCAGGTCGGCGCCACCGTGCGGGAAATCGAGGCGCTCGGCGACGGGGACGTCGCCGTCGCCGTCGTGATCCGCGAGCGCTTCCGCCGCTCCGTGCCGGGGCCGGACTGGCGGCTGCGCGCCGACGACGTGCTGCTGCTGGAGGGCGAGCCGGAGGATCTGGAACGCCTCGTGGCCCGCGCCGGGCTCGAACTCGTCGAGGGCGCGGCCGCGGCGGGCGGCCAGGTGAAGGTCGCCGAAGCCGTGGTGCCGGCCGATTCGCCGCTTGCCGGCGTCACGGTGGCGAATGCCGACCTGCGGGCCGCCCACGGCATCAGCCTGCTCGCGGTGAGCCGCAGCGACGGGGGCGTGGCCGGGCGCCTCGCGAACCTGCGCCTGCGGGCCGGCGACGTGGTGGTGCTGCGCGGGGGCGGCGAGGCCCTCTCCGACGCGCTGACCGCGCTCCGCCTGCTCCCGCTCGCCGAGCGCAGCATCAGCCTCGGGCACAGCCGGCGCGGCTACATCCCGATCTTCGTGCTCGGCGTCGCCATGCTGCTCATCGCGCTCCACGTGGTGCCGGTGGCGATGGGCTTCTTCGGGGCCGCGGTCGCGCTCCTGCTCCTGCGGGTGCTCACGATGGAGGAGGCCTACGAGACCATCGAGTGGCCGGTGATCGTGCTGCTGGGCGCCCTGATCCCGGTGAGCGACGCGGTGCGCACCACCGGCGGCACCGACCTCGTGGCCGGCTGGATGTCCGGCCTCGTGCAGTACATGCCGCCGATCGGCGCGGTCGCGATGCTCCTCGTCGCCGCGATGGCCGTGACGCCCTTCCTCAACAACGCCGCCGCCGTGCTGGTGATGGCGCCGATCGGCGCGAGCCTCGCGGGAAAGCTCGGGCTCAACCCCGACCCGTTCCTGATGGCGGTGGCGGTGGGCGCGGCCTGCGACTTCCTCACCCCGATCGGGCACCAGTGCAACACGCTGGTGATGGGTCCGGGCGGATACCGCTTCGGCGACTACGCCCGGCTCGGCCTGCCGCTCTCGCTGATGGTCGTCGTCGTCGGCACGGGGTTGATCGCGCTGTTCTGGCCGCTCTGA
- a CDS encoding LysR family transcriptional regulator, whose product MNIDHIDLSRVDLNLLVALDALLAERSVTRAAARVGLGQSAMSSTLGRLRALFDDELLTRAPEGMRPTPRAMALAEPVRTALRQIQALVRREDSFDPATVERVFTISLPDSVEVLLGPRLLAYLRAEAPGVRLLLRTIDRGRILAELDADQVDLGIGLFTEGQAHHKMRLLHRDRYVCLFNPARVGLAAPISLADYVRFPHILTSLRGTAHGVVDDALAKIGLGRTIAVTTPSFVAVPFLVRDAPVIATMHARVANFFAGTLGLSVSPAPVALDDVAISMLWHASYDADPAHAWLRRTLLRLASEVESADQSGQNSAINPVPTTTTISESGRPSRA is encoded by the coding sequence ATGAATATTGACCACATCGATCTATCCCGCGTCGATCTCAACCTGCTCGTCGCCCTCGACGCGCTGCTCGCCGAGCGCAGCGTCACCCGGGCGGCGGCCCGGGTCGGGCTCGGGCAGTCAGCGATGAGCAGCACCCTCGGACGGCTGCGCGCGCTGTTCGACGACGAGCTTCTCACCCGCGCGCCCGAGGGCATGCGGCCGACCCCGCGGGCGATGGCGCTCGCCGAGCCGGTGCGCACGGCGCTCCGCCAGATCCAGGCGCTGGTGCGGCGCGAGGACAGCTTCGACCCCGCGACCGTGGAGCGCGTGTTCACGATCAGCCTGCCGGACAGCGTCGAGGTCCTGCTCGGCCCACGCCTCCTCGCCTATCTGCGGGCCGAGGCGCCGGGCGTGCGGCTCCTGCTGCGCACGATCGATCGGGGGCGCATCCTCGCCGAGCTCGACGCGGATCAGGTCGATCTCGGCATCGGCCTGTTCACCGAGGGGCAGGCCCACCACAAGATGCGGCTCCTCCACCGGGACCGCTACGTCTGCCTGTTCAACCCCGCCCGCGTCGGCCTCGCGGCGCCGATCTCCCTCGCGGATTACGTCCGGTTCCCGCACATCCTGACGAGCCTGCGCGGGACCGCGCACGGGGTGGTCGACGACGCGCTGGCCAAGATCGGCCTCGGCCGGACGATCGCGGTGACGACGCCGAGCTTCGTCGCCGTGCCCTTCCTCGTGCGCGACGCGCCCGTCATCGCCACGATGCACGCGCGGGTGGCCAACTTCTTCGCCGGGACGCTGGGCCTCAGCGTCAGCCCGGCGCCGGTCGCGCTCGACGACGTGGCGATCTCGATGCTGTGGCACGCCTCCTACGACGCCGACCCCGCCCATGCGTGGCTGCGCCGGACCCTGCTGCGGCTGGCTTCCGAGGTCGAGAGCGCGGATCAGAGCGGCCAGAACAGCGCGATCAACCCCGTGCCGACGACGACGACCATCAGCGAGAGCGGCAGGCCGAGCCGGGCGTAG
- a CDS encoding NupC/NupG family nucleoside CNT transporter, translating to MVERVIHAGVSIALLVAVAVLASTNRRAIQPRTVLAGLGLQIGLGALILFVPAGRAALGAVADVVSQVLAYGDRGAAFLFGGLVDPKMFELFGGGGFVIAFRVLPQILYVSALIGVLYHLGLMQALARFLGSGLRRLLGTAPIESFSAVITIFIGQSEIAVALRPFLPLLTGSELFAVMTSGAASTAGSILAGYATLGVPMTYLLAASFMAIPGGLLYAKILVPAVEPTRIVTTRVEFGERRAANVIEAAADGTQKGLAVAAAVGAMLIAFVGLIALANGIVGALGGLAGYPDASIEAILGYGFAPLAWLLGVPWEQAALVGGALGQKIAFNEFLAYANLSPVLKSGSLDPRTAAILCFALCGFANLASIAIQLASFASLVPERRAEVASYGLRAILGGTLSNLTSAAIAGLFIGG from the coding sequence ATGGTCGAGCGCGTCATCCACGCGGGCGTGAGCATCGCGCTGCTCGTCGCGGTCGCGGTCCTGGCCTCGACGAACCGGCGGGCGATCCAGCCGCGCACTGTGCTCGCCGGCCTCGGCCTTCAGATCGGCCTCGGCGCCCTCATCCTGTTCGTGCCGGCGGGCCGGGCGGCCCTCGGGGCGGTGGCCGACGTGGTCAGTCAGGTGCTCGCCTACGGAGACCGGGGCGCAGCCTTCCTGTTCGGCGGCCTCGTCGATCCGAAGATGTTCGAGCTGTTCGGCGGCGGCGGCTTCGTCATCGCCTTCCGGGTGCTGCCACAGATCCTCTACGTCTCGGCGCTGATCGGGGTGCTCTACCATCTCGGCCTGATGCAGGCGCTGGCCCGATTCCTCGGTTCGGGGCTGCGGCGGCTCCTCGGCACCGCGCCGATCGAATCCTTCTCGGCCGTCATCACCATCTTCATCGGCCAGAGCGAGATCGCGGTGGCTCTGCGCCCGTTCCTGCCGCTCCTGACCGGTTCCGAACTCTTCGCCGTGATGACGAGCGGAGCCGCCTCGACGGCGGGCTCGATCCTCGCGGGCTACGCCACCCTCGGCGTGCCGATGACCTACCTGCTGGCAGCCTCCTTCATGGCGATCCCGGGCGGGCTCCTCTACGCCAAGATCCTGGTGCCGGCGGTCGAGCCGACCCGGATCGTGACCACGCGGGTGGAATTCGGCGAGCGCCGGGCGGCCAACGTCATCGAGGCGGCGGCCGACGGCACACAGAAGGGGCTTGCGGTCGCCGCCGCGGTCGGCGCCATGCTGATCGCCTTCGTCGGGCTGATCGCGCTGGCGAACGGCATCGTCGGCGCGCTCGGGGGGCTCGCCGGCTACCCTGACGCCTCGATCGAGGCGATCCTCGGCTACGGGTTCGCTCCGCTGGCCTGGCTCCTCGGCGTGCCCTGGGAGCAGGCCGCCCTCGTCGGCGGAGCGCTCGGGCAGAAGATCGCCTTCAACGAGTTCCTGGCCTACGCGAACCTCTCGCCGGTTCTGAAATCCGGCAGCCTCGATCCGCGCACGGCCGCGATCCTGTGCTTCGCGCTCTGCGGCTTCGCCAACCTCGCCTCGATCGCGATCCAGCTCGCGAGCTTCGCCAGCCTCGTGCCGGAGCGTCGGGCCGAGGTGGCGAGCTACGGTCTGCGCGCCATCCTCGGCGGCACGCTCTCGAACCTGACGAGCGCGGCCATCGCGGGGCTGTTCATCGGCGGGTGA
- a CDS encoding SDR family NAD(P)-dependent oxidoreductase translates to MAQAFALSGAVGLVTGAASGIGAALAVALARRGCDLALVDRDAEGLKATEAAAAGARVSRHVLDLVDGEAILALKDAVEARHGRLSLLVNNAGVALGGTFAETDLSDFEWLMDVNFRATVRMTHAFLPLLRREPAAQIVNMSSLYGLIAPPGQTAYAASKFAVRGFSEALRHELAGSPLGVTLVHPGGVATNIARSARHPKGLDAAAVEAGRIAFERFLRLSPEAAAAEILRGIERRAPRIVVGRDARRVALIQRLMPVGYWRLIARLSGLER, encoded by the coding sequence GTGGCACAGGCCTTCGCGCTCAGCGGAGCGGTCGGGCTCGTCACGGGCGCGGCGAGCGGGATCGGGGCGGCTCTCGCGGTCGCGCTGGCGCGGCGCGGCTGCGATCTCGCCCTGGTCGACCGTGACGCCGAGGGTCTGAAGGCCACGGAGGCCGCCGCGGCCGGGGCCCGCGTGAGCCGGCACGTCCTCGATCTCGTCGACGGGGAGGCCATCCTGGCGCTCAAGGACGCGGTCGAGGCCCGCCACGGACGGCTGAGCCTCCTCGTCAACAATGCGGGCGTGGCGCTGGGCGGCACCTTCGCGGAGACGGACCTGTCCGATTTCGAGTGGCTGATGGACGTGAACTTCCGCGCCACCGTGCGGATGACCCACGCCTTCCTGCCGCTCCTGCGGCGCGAGCCCGCCGCGCAGATCGTCAACATGTCGAGCCTGTACGGGCTGATCGCGCCACCGGGTCAGACGGCCTACGCGGCGAGCAAGTTCGCGGTGCGCGGCTTCAGCGAGGCGCTGCGGCACGAACTCGCCGGCAGCCCCCTGGGCGTCACGCTGGTGCATCCGGGCGGCGTCGCGACGAATATCGCCCGCAGCGCGCGCCACCCGAAGGGGCTCGATGCGGCCGCGGTCGAGGCGGGACGCATCGCCTTCGAGCGCTTCCTGCGCCTCAGCCCGGAGGCCGCCGCCGCCGAGATCCTGCGCGGCATCGAGCGGCGGGCGCCGCGAATCGTCGTGGGCAGGGACGCGCGCCGCGTCGCCCTGATCCAGCGCCTGATGCCGGTCGGCTACTGGCGGCTGATCGCGCGGCTCTCCGGCCTGGAGCGCTGA
- a CDS encoding alpha/beta hydrolase: MASLRAHIFAWMVRRNVRDRLGRSLDVERMRATFEATAFIEPRGVAYEPGAVGGIPGEWVRRPCGTAGPRLFYLHGGGFVACSPRTHRPVTGAFARRGFTVFAPDYRLAPEHPFPAGLDDALAAWEAFAAEGPAAIGGDSAGGNLALALMLRARERGLPLPLAAVLFSPATDFVGTGASYIENGQRDAMFDPEVLRHLAPLYLAGADPIDPLVSPLYADLAGLPPLLLHVGAREVLRDDSVRLAERARAAGVTVSLRVFPVVPHVWQFAHAFLPEAHASLNAASTFLRAHARRETREPAA, from the coding sequence ATGGCGAGCCTGCGCGCCCACATCTTCGCCTGGATGGTCCGCCGCAACGTGCGCGACCGGCTGGGCCGGAGCCTCGACGTCGAGCGGATGCGGGCCACCTTCGAGGCCACCGCCTTCATCGAGCCCCGCGGCGTCGCCTACGAGCCCGGCGCGGTCGGCGGCATTCCCGGCGAATGGGTGCGCAGGCCCTGCGGGACGGCGGGCCCGCGCCTGTTCTACCTGCACGGCGGAGGCTTCGTCGCCTGCTCGCCCCGCACCCACCGGCCGGTGACGGGCGCCTTCGCCCGGCGCGGCTTCACGGTCTTCGCCCCCGATTACAGGCTCGCCCCCGAGCACCCGTTCCCCGCCGGCCTCGACGACGCGCTCGCCGCCTGGGAGGCGTTCGCGGCGGAGGGGCCGGCGGCGATCGGCGGCGATTCGGCGGGCGGCAACCTCGCCCTCGCCCTGATGCTGCGCGCGCGCGAGCGCGGCCTGCCCCTGCCGCTTGCGGCCGTCCTGTTCTCGCCCGCCACCGATTTCGTCGGCACCGGCGCCTCCTACATCGAGAACGGGCAGCGCGACGCCATGTTCGACCCGGAGGTGCTGCGCCACCTCGCCCCCCTCTATCTCGCAGGGGCGGACCCGATCGATCCGCTCGTCTCGCCGCTCTACGCGGATCTCGCGGGGTTGCCGCCGCTCCTCCTGCATGTCGGCGCCCGGGAGGTGCTGCGCGACGATTCCGTGCGGCTCGCGGAGCGGGCGCGGGCGGCGGGCGTCACGGTGAGCCTGCGGGTCTTCCCCGTCGTGCCGCATGTCTGGCAATTCGCCCACGCCTTCCTGCCGGAGGCGCACGCCTCGCTCAACGCGGCCTCGACCTTCCTGAGGGCGCATGCGAGACGGGAGACGCGGGAGCCCGCAGCGTGA
- a CDS encoding flavin-containing monooxygenase: protein MSATDDPVPEILSVLIVGAGFSGLAMGIRCREAGIGPFRIVEKGDGIGGTWHANTYPGAACDIPSHLYSLSFVPKADWSRLYPQQAEIKAYLEAAARARGLLPHLQLNTAVTAMTWDEADSLWRVETSRGPLRARAVVSGMGGLHHPALPDIPGRDSFGGAAFHSAAWDHRVELRNRRVGVIGTGASAVQFVPQIAGTVAHLTLFQRTPAWIMPKHDRAIGERAQAAYRRVPLARRLFRERLFWIHEVRALLGFTKVSKLTAQAEALARRHLARAVPDKALRRKLTPRYRLGCKRVLIADDFYPALMRENVSLETGRIARITPAGVVMADGAEHALDAIVYATGFDVTGSFHRLPVTGRDGLTLAEAWRDGMGAFQGISVAGFPNLFLLMGPNTGLGHNSMILMIEAQVEHALSCLKAMRRRGLSAVEVRPEAQARFLDGVRARLSDSIWQAGGCTSWYQDSEGRNTAIWPGSVLAYRRGARRARLDADYRVR, encoded by the coding sequence ATGAGCGCGACCGACGACCCTGTGCCCGAGATCCTCAGCGTCCTCATCGTCGGCGCGGGCTTCTCCGGCCTCGCCATGGGCATCCGCTGCCGCGAGGCGGGGATCGGCCCGTTCCGGATCGTCGAGAAGGGCGACGGGATCGGCGGCACCTGGCACGCCAACACCTATCCGGGCGCGGCCTGCGACATCCCCTCCCATCTCTACTCGCTCTCCTTCGTGCCAAAGGCCGACTGGTCGCGGCTCTACCCGCAGCAGGCGGAGATCAAGGCCTATTTGGAGGCGGCGGCGCGGGCGCGCGGTCTGCTGCCGCACCTGCAGCTGAACACCGCCGTCACGGCGATGACCTGGGATGAGGCGGATTCCCTGTGGCGGGTCGAGACGAGCCGCGGCCCCTTGCGGGCGCGGGCGGTCGTCTCCGGCATGGGCGGGCTGCACCATCCGGCCCTGCCGGACATCCCGGGTCGCGACAGCTTCGGGGGCGCCGCCTTCCACTCCGCCGCCTGGGACCACAGGGTGGAGCTGCGGAACCGGCGCGTCGGCGTCATCGGCACGGGGGCGAGCGCCGTGCAATTCGTGCCGCAGATCGCCGGGACGGTGGCCCACCTCACCCTGTTCCAGCGCACGCCGGCCTGGATCATGCCGAAGCACGACCGCGCGATCGGCGAGCGCGCGCAGGCCGCCTACCGGCGGGTGCCGCTGGCGCGGCGGCTCTTCCGCGAGCGCTTGTTCTGGATTCACGAAGTGCGGGCGCTCCTCGGCTTCACCAAGGTCTCGAAGCTGACGGCTCAGGCGGAGGCGCTCGCCCGGCGCCACCTCGCCAGGGCGGTGCCGGACAAGGCCCTGCGCCGGAAGCTGACGCCGCGCTACCGCCTCGGCTGCAAACGCGTCCTCATCGCGGACGATTTCTACCCCGCCCTGATGCGGGAGAACGTGAGCCTGGAGACGGGCCGCATCGCCCGCATCACCCCGGCCGGCGTCGTCATGGCGGACGGCGCGGAGCACGCTCTCGACGCGATCGTCTACGCGACGGGCTTCGACGTGACGGGCAGCTTCCACCGCCTGCCGGTGACGGGCCGCGACGGCCTGACCCTGGCCGAGGCGTGGCGCGACGGGATGGGCGCCTTCCAGGGCATCTCGGTCGCGGGTTTCCCGAACCTGTTCCTGCTGATGGGACCGAATACCGGGCTCGGCCACAACTCGATGATCCTGATGATCGAGGCGCAGGTGGAGCACGCCCTCTCCTGCCTCAAGGCGATGCGGCGCCGGGGCCTCAGCGCGGTCGAGGTGCGGCCGGAGGCGCAGGCGCGCTTCCTCGACGGCGTCCGGGCGCGGCTCTCCGACAGCATCTGGCAGGCGGGCGGCTGCACCAGCTGGTACCAGGATTCGGAGGGGCGCAACACGGCGATCTGGCCGGGCTCCGTCCTCGCCTACCGGCGTGGCGCCCGCCGCGCCCGCCTGGACGCGGACTACCGGGTGCGCTGA
- a CDS encoding TFIIS helical bundle-like domain containing protein gives MSLIGRIVTKILGNEDRPVTRDDRNADSSNLVGRIVTKILRK, from the coding sequence ATGAGCCTGATCGGACGCATCGTCACCAAGATCCTCGGCAACGAGGACCGCCCCGTGACCCGCGACGACCGCAACGCGGATTCGAGCAACCTCGTCGGCCGGATCGTCACCAAGATCCTGCGCAAGTAG
- a CDS encoding patatin-like phospholipase family protein: MARRFGISRGLLALGVAGSLAAAVSGCSSLPRTTYTAEQAAFASVPNIPDARVFSDASADTFTQLAARPEARRQAFSYLALSGGGGDGAYGAGILNGWTASGTRPEFTLVSGVSTGALIAPFAFLGPAYDAYLTEFYTSGVAETLVQSPSLTNVLFGSGLFGDGRLRDLIGRYVNADLLAAVAEEHAKGRRLLVVTTNLDSQRAVIWNMGAIAASGAPNAVELFRDVLTASASIPAVFPPQLIDVQAGNSAFQELHVDGSVVTPVFTLPQSFLLRDGRLRTNGKANIYVVINGRLEPEFDVTRNNTLSIVERSFTTASRARSRATLATTYAFTRANRIGFNLTYIDESAPATTAARGFDTAYMRRLYQAGYEKARLGQFWEHTVPAAPVTKAVAAVAATVQ; encoded by the coding sequence ATGGCGCGTCGGTTCGGGATCTCGCGCGGGCTGCTCGCGCTCGGCGTGGCGGGCAGCCTGGCGGCGGCTGTCTCCGGCTGCTCGTCGCTGCCGCGGACAACCTACACGGCCGAGCAGGCGGCCTTCGCGAGCGTACCGAACATCCCCGACGCCCGCGTGTTCTCCGACGCCTCGGCCGACACGTTCACGCAGCTCGCGGCCCGGCCCGAGGCGCGCCGCCAAGCCTTCTCCTACCTTGCCCTCTCGGGCGGCGGCGGCGACGGGGCCTACGGGGCGGGAATCCTCAACGGCTGGACGGCCTCGGGCACGCGGCCCGAATTCACCCTGGTGTCGGGCGTCAGCACCGGCGCGCTGATCGCGCCCTTCGCCTTCCTGGGACCGGCCTACGACGCCTACCTCACCGAGTTCTACACGAGCGGCGTCGCCGAGACGCTGGTACAGTCGCCGAGCCTGACCAACGTCCTGTTCGGATCCGGCCTGTTCGGCGACGGGCGCCTGCGCGACCTGATCGGCCGCTACGTCAACGCGGACCTGCTCGCCGCCGTGGCCGAGGAGCACGCCAAGGGCCGCCGCCTCCTCGTGGTGACGACGAACCTCGATTCCCAGCGCGCCGTGATCTGGAACATGGGCGCCATCGCCGCGAGCGGGGCCCCGAACGCGGTCGAGCTGTTCCGCGACGTGCTCACCGCCTCGGCGAGCATCCCGGCCGTTTTCCCGCCCCAGCTCATCGACGTGCAGGCGGGCAACAGCGCCTTCCAGGAACTCCACGTCGACGGTTCGGTGGTGACGCCGGTCTTCACCCTGCCGCAATCGTTCCTGCTGCGGGACGGGCGCCTGCGCACGAACGGCAAGGCCAACATCTACGTGGTGATCAACGGGCGTCTGGAGCCGGAATTCGACGTGACGCGCAACAACACGCTGTCGATCGTCGAGCGCTCCTTCACGACGGCGAGCCGAGCGCGCAGCCGGGCGACGCTCGCCACGACCTACGCGTTCACCCGCGCCAACCGGATCGGCTTCAACCTCACCTACATCGACGAGAGCGCACCCGCGACGACGGCCGCGCGGGGCTTCGACACCGCCTACATGCGCAGGCTCTACCAGGCGGGCTACGAGAAGGCCCGCCTCGGCCAGTTCTGGGAGCATACCGTGCCGGCGGCGCCGGTCACCAAGGCGGTCGCGGCGGTGGCCGCGACCGTGCAGTAG